A stretch of the Mycobacterium sp. ITM-2016-00317 genome encodes the following:
- a CDS encoding threonine/serine dehydratase codes for MKLVTIDDVRAAADRIRPHVVRTPLLAARWGDPDRPLWIKPESLQPIGAFKVRGAFNAVAAVKDDATDVVAYSSGNHAQAVAYAAAAFGLRAHIVMPEETPAVKIQSTRDLGARVVLCAAGQREAVAEQVLRDTGGAMIPPFDHPDVIAGQGTIGLEIAEDLPSVRTVLVPVSGGGLASGIGTAISALCPDAAVFGVEPELAADTAEALRVGHRVDWPIEDRNRTIADGLRSQPSELTFAHLQRVLAGILTVSEDEIRAAVRELVYRAHLVAEPSGAVPLAAYRQGSTPPGPTVLILSGGNVDPGMLTGIMAERTPG; via the coding sequence GTGAAACTGGTGACGATCGACGATGTCCGGGCAGCGGCCGACCGGATCCGGCCCCATGTGGTGCGCACGCCGCTGCTGGCCGCTCGCTGGGGCGATCCGGACCGGCCGCTGTGGATCAAACCGGAGAGCCTGCAGCCCATCGGCGCGTTCAAGGTGCGCGGTGCGTTCAATGCCGTGGCCGCGGTCAAGGACGACGCCACCGACGTGGTGGCCTATTCCAGCGGCAATCACGCCCAGGCCGTGGCCTATGCCGCGGCGGCCTTCGGGTTGCGGGCGCACATCGTGATGCCGGAGGAGACCCCGGCGGTCAAGATCCAGTCCACCCGCGACCTCGGTGCGCGGGTGGTGCTGTGCGCGGCGGGACAGCGCGAGGCGGTCGCCGAGCAGGTGCTGCGCGACACCGGAGGGGCGATGATCCCGCCGTTCGACCACCCCGACGTGATCGCCGGCCAGGGCACCATCGGCCTGGAGATCGCCGAGGACCTGCCCTCGGTGCGCACCGTGCTGGTCCCGGTCAGCGGCGGGGGACTGGCATCGGGCATCGGCACCGCGATCTCCGCGCTGTGCCCCGACGCCGCCGTCTTCGGTGTCGAGCCGGAGCTCGCCGCCGACACCGCGGAGGCGCTGCGCGTCGGCCACCGGGTCGACTGGCCGATCGAGGACCGCAACCGCACCATCGCCGACGGGCTGCGGTCGCAGCCCTCGGAGCTGACCTTCGCCCACTTGCAGCGGGTGCTGGCCGGAATCCTCACGGTGTCCGAGGACGAGATCCGCGCCGCGGTACGCGAACTGGTGTACCGCGCGCATCTGGTCGCCGAGCCGAGCGGCGCGGTGCCGCTGGCGGCCTACCGGCAGGGCAGCACACCGCCGGGCCCGACCGTGCTGATCCTGTCCGGCGGCAACGTGGACCCCGGGATGCTGACCGGGATCATGGCCGAGCGCACACCGGGGTAA
- a CDS encoding cytochrome P450 has translation MGPGADNATVTRTNGVAPPQVPLADVDLGSWDFWGRDDDYRDGAFATLRREAPVSFHSAYVVDAQDPVAGHWALTRHEDVFFASRHPEIFSSALGIVIGDQTPELAEYFGSMIAMDDPWHTRLRNIVRSAFTPRVLAMIEDSVRQRGRSLVADMVAAHPDGRGDIVAELAGPLPLQIICDMMGIPERDHQKVFHWTNVILGFGDPEIATDFDEFVSVAMDIGAYATALAEDRRARPGDDLTTSLVRAELDGERLTSAEVASFFILLVVAGNETTRNAISHGVLALSRYPDQRERWWADYAGMAPTAVEEVVRWASPVAYMRRTATRDVEVAGVRIAAGDKVSLWYGSANRDETKFDDPWSFDVGRHPNPHVGFGGGGAHFCLGANLARREITVAFEELHRQVPDIRAVAEPDRLHSAFIHGIKRLPVAWDG, from the coding sequence ATGGGCCCGGGCGCAGACAACGCAACCGTCACCCGGACGAACGGGGTCGCTCCGCCGCAGGTGCCGCTGGCCGACGTCGACCTGGGCTCCTGGGATTTCTGGGGTCGCGATGACGACTACCGCGACGGAGCGTTCGCCACGCTGCGCCGTGAGGCGCCGGTCTCCTTCCACTCGGCCTACGTCGTCGACGCTCAGGACCCGGTGGCCGGGCACTGGGCACTGACCCGTCACGAGGACGTGTTCTTCGCGAGCAGGCACCCCGAGATCTTCAGCTCCGCGCTGGGAATCGTCATCGGCGACCAGACCCCTGAGCTCGCCGAGTATTTCGGCTCGATGATCGCGATGGACGACCCGTGGCACACCCGACTCCGCAACATCGTGCGCAGCGCGTTCACTCCGCGGGTACTGGCGATGATCGAGGATTCGGTGCGTCAGCGCGGACGCAGCCTCGTCGCGGACATGGTGGCCGCCCACCCCGACGGCCGCGGGGACATCGTCGCCGAGCTGGCCGGCCCGCTGCCGTTGCAGATCATCTGCGACATGATGGGCATCCCGGAGCGCGACCACCAGAAGGTGTTCCACTGGACCAACGTGATCCTCGGGTTCGGCGACCCCGAGATCGCCACCGACTTCGACGAATTCGTCAGCGTGGCGATGGACATCGGTGCCTATGCGACCGCGCTGGCCGAAGACCGGCGCGCCCGCCCCGGCGACGATCTGACCACCAGCCTGGTCCGTGCCGAGCTCGACGGCGAGCGCCTGACCTCGGCCGAGGTGGCGTCGTTCTTCATCCTGCTGGTGGTGGCCGGCAACGAGACCACGCGCAACGCGATCAGCCACGGGGTGCTGGCGCTGAGCCGATACCCCGACCAGCGTGAGCGTTGGTGGGCCGACTACGCCGGCATGGCACCCACTGCCGTGGAGGAGGTGGTCCGATGGGCCTCTCCCGTCGCCTACATGCGCCGTACCGCCACCCGTGACGTCGAGGTGGCCGGGGTGAGAATCGCTGCGGGCGACAAGGTTTCGCTGTGGTACGGGTCAGCCAACCGGGATGAGACGAAGTTCGACGATCCGTGGTCGTTCGACGTCGGCCGCCACCCCAACCCGCACGTGGGCTTCGGGGGTGGCGGCGCGCACTTCTGTCTGGGGGCCAATCTCGCTCGCCGCGAGATCACGGTCGCATTCGAGGAGTTGCACCGGCAGGTGCCAGACATCCGCGCCGTCGCCGAGCCCGATCGTCTGCACTCGGCGTTCATCCACGGGATCAAGCGCCTGCCGGTGGCCTGGGACGGTTAA
- a CDS encoding cyclopropane mycolic acid synthase family methyltransferase: MPENPSGSSDLQPHFEDVQSHYDLSDEFYRLFLDPTQTYSCAYFERDDMTLEEAQLAKIDLSLGKLGLEPGMTLLDIGCGWGATIKRAAEKYDVNVIGLTLSRNQQAHVQKVLDGLDSPRSKRVLLAGWEQFDEPVDRIVSIGAFEHFGRDRYDEFFKKAYQVLPEDGVMMLHTIIKPSDEEFAAKGLPVTMKLLRFSKFIMDEIFPGGDLPKPEVVEEHATKAGFTVQRQQRLQPHYAKTLDIWADALRKREDEAVAIQSREVYDRYMKYLTGCADLFRDGYTDVCQFTLVKKA; the protein is encoded by the coding sequence TTGCCTGAAAACCCGAGCGGCTCTTCGGACCTGCAGCCTCACTTCGAGGACGTCCAGTCGCACTACGACCTGTCGGACGAGTTCTACCGTCTGTTCCTCGACCCGACCCAGACCTACAGCTGCGCCTACTTCGAGCGTGACGACATGACGCTGGAAGAGGCGCAGCTCGCCAAGATCGACTTGTCGCTCGGCAAGCTCGGCCTCGAGCCCGGCATGACGCTGCTCGACATCGGCTGCGGCTGGGGCGCCACCATCAAGCGCGCCGCCGAGAAGTACGACGTGAACGTCATCGGCCTGACCCTGAGCCGCAACCAGCAGGCCCATGTCCAGAAGGTGCTCGATGGACTCGACAGCCCACGCAGCAAGCGCGTGCTGCTGGCCGGCTGGGAGCAGTTCGACGAGCCCGTCGACCGCATCGTGTCGATCGGCGCGTTCGAGCATTTCGGCCGTGACCGCTACGACGAGTTCTTCAAGAAGGCCTATCAGGTGCTTCCCGAGGACGGCGTGATGATGCTGCACACCATCATCAAGCCCAGCGACGAGGAGTTCGCGGCAAAGGGCCTGCCGGTGACGATGAAGCTGCTGCGGTTCTCGAAGTTCATCATGGACGAGATCTTCCCCGGCGGTGACCTGCCCAAGCCCGAGGTCGTCGAAGAGCATGCGACCAAGGCCGGGTTCACGGTGCAGCGTCAGCAGCGGCTGCAGCCGCACTATGCCAAGACGCTCGACATCTGGGCCGACGCGCTGCGCAAGCGCGAAGACGAAGCCGTCGCGATCCAGTCCCGAGAGGTCTACGACCGGTACATGAAGTACCTGACCGGTTGCGCGGACCTGTTCCGCGACGGTTACACCGACGTGTGCCAGTTCACTCTGGTGAAGAAGGCCTGA
- the speB gene encoding agmatinase: MAEQLDLAHAGMTSFGQRPFLTEVGQLDSWRPDVAIVGAPFDIATTNRPGARFGPRAIRATAYEPGTYHMDLGLEIFDWLEVVDFGDAYCPHGQTEVSHRNIRDRVHAVAARGIVPVVLGGDHSITWPAATAVADVHGYGNVGIVHFDAHADTADEIEGNLASHGTPMRRLIESGAVPGSHFVQVGLRGYWPPQDTFEWMLEQQMTWHTMQEIWERGFQAVMADAVSEALAKAEKLYVSVDIDVLDPAHAPGTGTPEPGGITSADLLRMVRQLCHRHDVVGVDVVEVAPAYDHAELTVNAAHRVVFEALAGMAAKRRDAAGARPGPPARP; this comes from the coding sequence ATGGCCGAACAGCTGGATCTGGCGCACGCGGGGATGACGTCCTTCGGTCAGCGGCCGTTCCTCACCGAAGTCGGCCAACTCGATTCCTGGCGACCCGACGTGGCCATCGTCGGGGCCCCGTTCGACATCGCGACCACGAACCGGCCTGGTGCACGCTTCGGGCCGCGGGCCATCCGGGCCACCGCCTACGAGCCCGGCACTTATCACATGGATCTGGGGCTGGAGATCTTCGACTGGCTCGAGGTCGTCGACTTCGGTGACGCGTACTGCCCGCACGGCCAGACCGAGGTGTCCCACCGCAACATCAGGGACCGTGTGCACGCGGTGGCCGCGCGGGGCATCGTGCCGGTGGTCCTGGGCGGCGACCACTCGATCACCTGGCCCGCGGCGACGGCGGTGGCCGATGTGCACGGCTACGGCAACGTCGGCATCGTGCATTTCGACGCGCACGCCGACACCGCCGACGAGATCGAGGGCAATCTGGCCAGCCACGGCACCCCGATGCGACGGCTGATCGAGTCCGGCGCGGTGCCCGGATCACACTTCGTCCAGGTCGGTCTGCGCGGTTACTGGCCGCCGCAGGACACCTTCGAGTGGATGCTCGAGCAGCAGATGACCTGGCACACGATGCAGGAGATCTGGGAGCGGGGCTTTCAGGCGGTGATGGCCGACGCGGTGAGCGAGGCACTGGCCAAGGCCGAGAAACTGTACGTCTCAGTCGACATCGACGTGCTCGACCCCGCGCACGCCCCCGGCACCGGCACCCCGGAGCCGGGCGGCATCACCAGCGCCGACCTGCTGCGAATGGTGCGGCAACTCTGCCACCGGCACGACGTCGTCGGGGTGGACGTGGTCGAGGTGGCGCCCGCCTACGACCACGCCGAACTGACCGTCAACGCGGCGCACCGCGTGGTGTTCGAGGCGCTGGCCGGGATGGCGGCCAAGCGGCGCGACGCGGCCGGGGCCCGGCCGGGACCGCCGGCGCGCCCCTGA
- a CDS encoding nuclear transport factor 2 family protein, which produces MPVDQLPGTDRVEAAVHGMWEALSARDWDSLKTFLATDCIYLDVPVGPAAAARGPEDIVKRLKIGIEPLAGYRNFPGLMVSNGADVMYEHSERWQWASGESALLKFVTVHRVQDGLITLWKDYWDMSALADHAPPTWLADFADADMSWVFDATGLV; this is translated from the coding sequence ATGCCGGTTGACCAACTGCCCGGCACCGACCGGGTCGAGGCCGCCGTGCACGGGATGTGGGAGGCGCTCTCGGCGCGCGACTGGGACTCGCTCAAGACGTTCCTGGCCACCGACTGCATCTACCTCGACGTGCCGGTCGGCCCGGCCGCAGCGGCCCGCGGGCCGGAGGACATCGTCAAACGCCTCAAGATCGGCATCGAACCGCTGGCCGGCTACCGGAACTTCCCCGGCCTGATGGTCAGCAACGGCGCCGACGTGATGTACGAACACAGCGAGCGATGGCAATGGGCCAGCGGCGAATCCGCGCTGCTGAAGTTCGTCACCGTGCACCGGGTGCAGGACGGGCTGATCACGCTGTGGAAGGACTACTGGGACATGAGCGCACTGGCCGACCACGCTCCGCCGACCTGGTTGGCGGACTTCGCCGACGCGGACATGTCATGGGTCTTCGACGCGACCGGACTGGTGTGA
- a CDS encoding amidohydrolase family protein produces the protein MRAVTYDTIIRGGRWFDGTGAPSAVRTLGIRDGHVAAISDGDLDETGCPQVIDAAGKWVLPGMLDIHTHYDIEVLGGPALAESLRHGVTTVMLGSCSLSTVYVDGPDAGDIFGRVEAIPREHVIAAVERHKNWSSGEEYIAALEARPLGPNVAAFLGHSDMRAATMGLDRATRKDERPTAGEQARMEQMLTEALRAGFVGMSSQQLLFDKLDGEVCRSRTLPSTYAKPRELRRLKSLLRRSGRVLQSGPDIENPLDVGSQVFRSLGVFRNPLKTSLLSAADIKSNPAAVKLLGPLARLVNRLGGDFRWQHLPVPFEVYADGIDLVIFEEFSAGAAALHLADEVERNELLRDEAYRRRFRKDYDAKFGMRVWHRDFFDAEIVSCPEESVIGQSFGEVGRARGLHPVDAFLDLVLAHGKELRWRTTISNHRPEVLRKLAADSGIQMGFSDAGAHLRNMAFYNMGLRLLRHVQDAARAGRPFMTVEQAVHRLTGELADWYRLDAGHLRLGDRADVVIVDPERLDGTLDRYAEAPVEQYGGLSRMVNRNDDTVSAVFVGGRAVFLDGELTALVGAERTGRFLRAAHRTPALRDEVPAHAG, from the coding sequence ATGAGGGCTGTGACCTACGACACGATCATTCGCGGCGGCCGCTGGTTCGACGGCACCGGCGCTCCTTCGGCGGTGCGCACCCTCGGCATCCGGGACGGGCACGTCGCCGCCATCAGTGACGGCGACCTCGACGAGACCGGCTGCCCGCAGGTGATCGACGCCGCCGGCAAATGGGTGCTGCCCGGCATGCTCGACATCCACACCCACTACGACATCGAGGTGCTCGGCGGACCGGCCCTGGCGGAGTCGCTGCGCCACGGCGTGACCACGGTGATGCTCGGCTCGTGCTCGCTGTCGACGGTCTACGTGGACGGCCCCGACGCCGGCGACATCTTCGGACGCGTCGAGGCCATCCCCCGCGAGCACGTGATCGCCGCGGTGGAGCGGCACAAGAACTGGTCCAGCGGCGAGGAGTACATCGCCGCGCTGGAGGCGCGCCCGCTCGGCCCCAACGTCGCGGCGTTCCTCGGGCACTCCGACATGCGCGCGGCCACCATGGGCCTGGACCGCGCCACCCGCAAGGACGAGCGGCCGACCGCGGGCGAGCAGGCCCGAATGGAGCAGATGCTCACCGAGGCGCTGCGCGCCGGGTTCGTCGGGATGTCCTCGCAGCAACTGCTGTTCGACAAACTCGACGGCGAGGTGTGCCGCTCGCGCACGCTGCCCTCGACCTATGCCAAGCCGCGCGAACTGCGCCGGCTCAAGTCCCTGCTGCGCCGGTCCGGCCGGGTTCTGCAGTCCGGACCCGACATCGAGAACCCGCTCGACGTGGGCTCGCAGGTCTTCCGGTCGCTCGGTGTGTTCCGCAACCCGCTCAAGACCAGCCTGCTCTCGGCGGCCGACATCAAGTCCAACCCGGCAGCCGTGAAACTGCTGGGACCGCTTGCGCGCCTGGTGAACCGGCTCGGTGGCGATTTCCGATGGCAGCATCTGCCGGTGCCGTTCGAGGTGTACGCCGACGGTATCGACCTGGTGATCTTCGAGGAGTTCAGCGCCGGTGCGGCCGCGCTGCACCTGGCCGACGAGGTCGAGCGCAACGAACTGCTGCGCGACGAAGCCTACCGGCGCCGCTTCCGCAAGGACTACGACGCGAAGTTCGGCATGCGGGTGTGGCACCGCGACTTCTTCGACGCCGAGATCGTCTCCTGCCCTGAGGAATCGGTGATCGGCCAGTCGTTCGGTGAGGTGGGCCGGGCGCGCGGCCTGCACCCGGTGGATGCGTTCCTCGACCTCGTGCTCGCGCACGGCAAGGAACTGCGCTGGCGCACCACGATCTCCAACCACCGGCCCGAGGTGCTCCGAAAACTCGCTGCCGACAGCGGAATCCAGATGGGCTTCTCGGACGCCGGGGCGCACCTGCGCAACATGGCGTTCTACAACATGGGCCTGCGCCTGCTGCGCCACGTGCAGGACGCGGCCAGGGCCGGGCGGCCGTTCATGACGGTCGAGCAGGCCGTGCACCGACTCACCGGCGAGCTGGCGGACTGGTACCGGCTCGACGCCGGCCATCTGCGGCTCGGCGACCGCGCCGACGTGGTGATCGTCGACCCCGAGCGCCTCGACGGCACGCTGGACCGCTACGCCGAAGCGCCGGTGGAGCAGTACGGCGGGCTGTCGCGGATGGTGAACCGCAACGACGACACCGTCTCGGCCGTGTTCGTCGGCGGCCGGGCGGTGTTCCTGGACGGCGAGCTCACCGCGCTCGTCGGCGCCGAACGCACCGGACGATTCCTGCGGGCCGCCCACAGAACACCTGCGCTGCGGGACGAGGTGCCCGCTCATGCCGGTTGA